Proteins from a genomic interval of Deltaproteobacteria bacterium:
- a CDS encoding acyl-CoA dehydrogenase has translation MDFGLSEEQEMLQQSAREFLTQECPPTFVRAMYTEPDGFSRELHRKMAAQGWTGLLIPEAHGGLGLGMLDMAVLLEEMGRAAVPGPFLFSSNLFTLALMQGGTSAQKKQWLPRIATGDAVGTLAFLEEDDRIDAAGIQLKAKKTRDGYTLSGTKMFVPFAAVADVLLVAVRTKGKAEDGISLLLLERDSPGVTISPLDIFDQTRRVYEVTLQNIIVPKAAVVGGEDQGWKVLSRVIDAACTALAADSLGGAQKSLEMAVDYTKIRTQFNRPIASFQALKHMAAEIVSEIEPARSLVWYAAHAFDTLPREASRAASLAKACLSEVYAQTTNRAVQMHGGIGFTWEHDMHFWFKRAKWNEFAFGDATYHRERLAQLEGF, from the coding sequence ATGGATTTCGGTCTTTCTGAAGAACAAGAAATGTTGCAGCAATCTGCGCGCGAGTTTCTCACCCAAGAATGCCCGCCGACCTTCGTGCGAGCGATGTACACAGAGCCGGATGGGTTCTCGCGCGAGTTGCATCGCAAGATGGCAGCGCAAGGATGGACAGGGTTACTCATTCCTGAAGCGCATGGTGGCCTCGGGTTAGGCATGCTCGATATGGCCGTGTTACTGGAGGAAATGGGGCGTGCAGCCGTGCCTGGACCTTTCCTGTTTTCTTCAAATCTCTTCACACTTGCATTGATGCAAGGTGGGACCAGCGCACAGAAGAAACAATGGTTGCCGCGTATTGCAACCGGGGACGCCGTTGGGACTCTCGCTTTCCTCGAAGAAGACGACCGTATCGATGCAGCAGGCATTCAACTGAAAGCGAAGAAGACGCGCGATGGGTACACCCTTTCCGGTACCAAGATGTTCGTGCCATTCGCCGCAGTTGCGGATGTATTGCTGGTGGCAGTGCGAACGAAAGGCAAAGCCGAAGATGGCATAAGCTTGCTCCTGCTTGAGCGCGACAGCCCCGGCGTAACGATCTCGCCGCTCGATATTTTTGATCAGACACGACGAGTTTATGAAGTGACGTTGCAGAACATCATCGTCCCGAAAGCAGCAGTAGTCGGCGGTGAAGATCAAGGCTGGAAAGTACTGTCGCGTGTGATCGATGCCGCCTGTACCGCATTAGCCGCAGACAGCCTCGGTGGCGCACAGAAGTCGTTAGAGATGGCCGTCGACTACACGAAAATCCGCACCCAGTTCAATCGCCCGATCGCCTCGTTTCAAGCCTTAAAGCATATGGCCGCAGAGATCGTGAGTGAGATCGAGCCTGCACGTTCATTGGTGTGGTATGCAGCGCACGCGTTTGACACGCTTCCTCGTGAGGCTTCCCGTGCAGCCTCGTTGGCTAAAGCGTGTTTGTCTGAGGTTTATGCACAGACTACGAATCGTGCCGTGCAAATGCATGGCGGCATTGGCTTCACCTGGGAACACGACATGCATTTCTGGTTCAAACGCGCCAAATGGAATGAGTTCGCTTTTGGCGATGCGACTTATCACCGTGAGCGTTTAGCGCAATTGGAAGGGTTTTAG
- a CDS encoding acyl-CoA dehydrogenase, translating to MELAYSKTDEAFRKEVRAWLKKNLPKKDKAISDLMPHDPERVKRAKDWQRTLHSAGYVAMNWPKEYGGQGADIVRQTIVNEELVLARAPGMIGASGLQMLGPTLIQYGTEEQRRRYLPTILTAEEIWCQGYSEPGAGSDLASLRTRAEIVGDEFVVNGQKVWTSNAQFSDWMFCLVRTDPDAPKHRGISYVLIDMKSPGITVRPLVQMTGDAGFNEVFFDNVRVPRANLVGELNQGWMVANNTLFHERNMLGSTTRTQLMMQNLIRLAQTHQRYGKPAANDPIVRQRLSSLLTRVEAMKYHSYRQLTNAIKGRAPGVGAMVSKLVGTELNHDICALALEIMNSYAPLKKGAARVIDNGTWQYEFMFTLGLVIGGGTSEVQKNIISERGLGMPKSG from the coding sequence ATGGAACTTGCATACTCAAAAACAGACGAAGCCTTTCGCAAAGAAGTGCGGGCATGGCTCAAGAAGAATCTGCCGAAAAAAGACAAAGCCATCAGTGACCTCATGCCGCATGATCCCGAGCGAGTCAAACGTGCGAAGGATTGGCAACGGACCCTGCACTCTGCAGGCTACGTCGCCATGAACTGGCCGAAAGAGTACGGCGGCCAGGGCGCAGACATCGTGCGCCAAACCATCGTCAATGAAGAATTGGTGCTTGCACGTGCGCCAGGAATGATCGGCGCATCAGGTCTCCAGATGTTAGGTCCGACATTGATCCAATATGGCACTGAGGAACAACGACGACGGTATCTGCCAACAATTCTCACCGCCGAAGAGATCTGGTGCCAAGGCTACTCAGAACCTGGTGCCGGGTCAGACCTGGCGTCATTACGCACACGCGCTGAAATTGTCGGAGATGAATTTGTTGTCAACGGACAAAAAGTCTGGACCTCGAACGCCCAGTTCTCGGACTGGATGTTCTGCTTGGTGCGTACCGATCCTGACGCTCCCAAGCATCGCGGCATTTCCTATGTTCTCATTGATATGAAAAGCCCTGGCATCACTGTTCGTCCGCTCGTGCAGATGACCGGAGACGCTGGATTTAATGAAGTCTTCTTTGACAACGTACGCGTGCCACGCGCGAACCTGGTGGGCGAGCTCAACCAAGGCTGGATGGTCGCCAATAACACCTTGTTCCATGAACGGAATATGTTGGGCTCGACAACGCGGACACAACTGATGATGCAAAACCTCATTCGCTTAGCGCAAACGCATCAACGTTATGGCAAACCAGCAGCTAACGATCCAATCGTACGACAAAGATTGTCGAGCTTGCTCACGCGGGTCGAGGCAATGAAGTACCACTCCTATCGACAGCTTACCAATGCAATCAAAGGACGAGCTCCAGGTGTTGGCGCGATGGTCAGCAAGCTCGTCGGTACCGAGCTGAATCACGACATCTGTGCGCTTGCGCTGGAAATTATGAACTCCTACGCGCCGCTGAAAAAAGGCGCCGCCCGCGTCATCGACAACGGCACCTGGCAATATGAGTTTATGTTCACACTTGGTTTGGTGATTGGTGGTGGTACATCCGAAGTGCAAAAGAACATTATCAGTGAACGTGGGTTGGGAATGCCAAAGTCGGGATGA
- a CDS encoding amidohydrolase produces MPTIIDADGHIVEPRVIWEEYTEPAYRDGVIQIARDSEGIDCMRINGEIRRDRNMTIAAACTPGGLSEPTRARTMGWNEVSPSGYDPHARVKAMDLEGIEVAFFYPSLWLLYGDHTDPKLAAASCRAYNNWIADFCKPYPNRFFGVAPLPLQDADEAVREMRRVVKDLGMRAVFVRPNPFNGRRLCDPAYDVFWREAQELSIPVAIHGSFGTKMPTLGQERYKDPFFFHMVCHPWEMQGACLDIVCGGVLSKFPKLKVAFLEAGLGWIGHWLDRMDGHFDKMGHYVPWLKRKPSDMFREQCFISMDPDEHSIGVVTAMGLENCVVWGSDYPHFDCTFPGVVEEVQEACAALTAQAQQKIIGENTRRLYGLA; encoded by the coding sequence ATGCCGACCATTATCGATGCAGATGGACACATTGTTGAGCCCCGTGTGATTTGGGAAGAATACACAGAACCTGCCTATCGTGATGGGGTGATCCAAATCGCTCGCGATAGCGAGGGAATCGACTGCATGCGGATCAACGGCGAGATTCGTCGTGATCGGAATATGACAATCGCCGCGGCCTGTACTCCCGGCGGGCTCTCCGAGCCCACCAGAGCTCGCACGATGGGATGGAATGAGGTATCTCCGAGCGGCTATGATCCGCACGCTCGCGTCAAAGCTATGGACCTCGAAGGGATTGAGGTCGCATTCTTCTACCCTAGCCTGTGGCTTCTCTACGGAGACCATACTGACCCGAAACTCGCCGCTGCTTCTTGCCGGGCGTATAACAACTGGATAGCAGACTTCTGTAAACCGTATCCGAACCGCTTCTTTGGTGTCGCCCCGCTGCCACTACAAGATGCAGATGAAGCTGTGAGAGAAATGCGTCGCGTTGTCAAAGACCTCGGCATGCGCGCGGTGTTTGTACGACCGAACCCGTTTAATGGTCGACGGCTGTGCGATCCTGCCTATGATGTGTTCTGGCGTGAAGCACAGGAACTCAGCATCCCAGTCGCTATTCACGGCAGCTTTGGTACCAAAATGCCAACTCTCGGCCAAGAACGATACAAAGACCCGTTCTTTTTTCACATGGTGTGCCATCCCTGGGAAATGCAGGGGGCATGTCTCGATATCGTATGTGGGGGAGTGCTAAGTAAATTCCCCAAGCTCAAAGTCGCATTTCTCGAAGCCGGACTGGGTTGGATCGGCCATTGGCTTGATCGTATGGATGGTCACTTCGATAAGATGGGTCACTATGTGCCGTGGCTCAAACGCAAACCGAGCGACATGTTTCGTGAGCAATGCTTCATCTCAATGGACCCAGATGAACACTCGATTGGCGTTGTCACGGCAATGGGTCTAGAAAACTGCGTCGTCTGGGGTTCCGATTATCCCCACTTCGATTGCACCTTCCCCGGTGTGGTCGAAGAAGTCCAAGAAGCCTGCGCCGCACTCACAGCCCAAGCGCAGCAGAAGATCATCGGGGAGAATACACGGAGGTTGTACGGATTAGCGTGA
- a CDS encoding LLM class F420-dependent oxidoreductase: MKYGAFLPHIGPLANGDVMTNIRTTAQNAEALGFDSVWTGDHIVIPVDIASRYPYTATGSFPMNPKAPLLEPLTVLSFVAACTTKIRLGTAVLVLPHRNAVVTAKTVATLDVLSRGRVILGVGVGWMEEEFKAVNASFADRGPLSDEAVAVMKELWTSEHPRFNGKFHRFPEVACEPRPVQKPHPPIWIGGHTGPALRRVVEYGDGWAAVVFNPQEFAERLDKIKERAAKAGRDISKVTLCVSPRGKRPEAILDDIPRYQELGATYLYLAFFNFARSYEEMAGMMERFARDVKLI, translated from the coding sequence ATGAAATACGGAGCGTTTTTACCGCACATCGGCCCCTTGGCCAATGGCGATGTCATGACCAATATTCGCACGACGGCGCAGAACGCTGAGGCGCTGGGCTTTGACTCGGTTTGGACCGGAGATCACATCGTCATCCCCGTTGATATCGCCTCTCGTTATCCGTACACCGCAACCGGTTCATTCCCAATGAATCCGAAAGCGCCGTTGCTTGAACCACTGACGGTGTTGAGCTTTGTTGCCGCGTGCACCACTAAAATTCGCCTCGGTACGGCAGTGCTCGTACTTCCACACCGCAACGCCGTCGTTACCGCTAAGACTGTCGCGACGCTGGATGTTCTCTCACGTGGGCGTGTTATCCTCGGTGTCGGGGTTGGCTGGATGGAAGAAGAATTCAAAGCGGTCAATGCTTCGTTCGCCGATCGCGGTCCGTTGAGCGATGAAGCCGTTGCGGTCATGAAGGAGTTATGGACCAGCGAGCATCCGCGCTTCAACGGCAAGTTTCACCGGTTCCCTGAAGTTGCCTGTGAACCGCGCCCAGTACAGAAACCCCATCCGCCGATTTGGATCGGCGGCCATACCGGTCCGGCGTTACGTCGCGTTGTGGAGTACGGTGACGGCTGGGCCGCCGTCGTATTTAATCCGCAAGAGTTTGCCGAACGGCTCGATAAGATCAAAGAAAGAGCAGCAAAAGCAGGACGCGACATCTCTAAGGTCACGCTCTGTGTCTCTCCGCGTGGCAAACGGCCGGAAGCGATACTCGACGACATTCCACGCTATCAAGAACTTGGTGCAACCTATCTGTATCTTGCCTTCTTCAATTTCGCTCGCAGTTATGAAGAAATGGCAGGAATGATGGAACGGTTCGCACGCGATGTGAAATTAATCTAA
- a CDS encoding histidine phosphatase family protein — MGKVMSNVRFLLVRHGETTWNQESRWQGQADVPLSDAGRVQARLLAQRLLTEGRQFHAMYASDLSRAFETAEILGQTLGVPLSPDSGWREMNIGVWSGLTTAEVMARHAVEWERLRAGEDLPRGGGETFAQFQGRLIQSAQLLAQRHNGEQIVIVTHGGAVRAFLLHCRNLPTTKFREIDKIGNTGVSEVTFALEGETIIHSVNDVSHLNGAALVGETVDA, encoded by the coding sequence ATGGGGAAAGTGATGTCGAACGTACGTTTCTTGTTAGTCCGACACGGCGAAACGACATGGAACCAAGAAAGCCGTTGGCAAGGGCAGGCGGATGTACCACTCAGTGATGCAGGCCGAGTGCAAGCGCGGCTTCTTGCGCAGCGGCTGTTGACCGAGGGCCGGCAGTTCCACGCGATGTACGCGAGTGATCTCAGCCGTGCATTTGAAACTGCGGAAATTCTCGGGCAGACGCTGGGCGTACCTCTGAGTCCCGACAGTGGCTGGCGTGAGATGAATATTGGGGTTTGGAGCGGGTTGACCACCGCTGAGGTGATGGCACGGCATGCAGTCGAATGGGAGCGGTTACGCGCAGGAGAAGACCTCCCGCGTGGAGGTGGTGAGACGTTTGCACAATTTCAAGGGCGTCTGATACAGTCCGCGCAACTTTTAGCTCAACGCCATAACGGAGAACAGATTGTGATTGTGACGCATGGCGGTGCGGTACGAGCGTTCTTGTTGCACTGCCGTAATTTGCCGACGACGAAGTTCCGTGAGATCGATAAGATTGGCAACACTGGTGTCAGCGAGGTGACTTTCGCTCTTGAAGGAGAGACCATTATTCATTCGGTCAATGACGTGAGCCACCTGAATGGTGCGGCGTTGGTGGGAGAGACGGTGGATGCGTGA
- a CDS encoding flippase-like domain-containing protein: protein MRFLSSRWFKVAVSLGLFTFLFYTTDVHALKQQLVTARPLPLLFAFVGYLISQALYAYKWKVLARPLGFGQPWRAFVTYYFVGGYFNLFAPSTVVGDLGRGLLLAANGGNTGPALYSVAVDRLSGLVMLVWVGATGFLLFGPTILPVTLCYGVVAAAIGSLLAWWLLPYVLQFSLFNRPLIRRIVDQLIAPYQQNAKTLGYACILSYLFHWFQLILQVVLAYALNLQVPLWYLMLFIPLVHILSALPLSFAGLGVREGGYVTFLALIGVGKDQALAFGLLWSVLVLGCGLVGGLVLLFSSEARVVLTKEAE from the coding sequence TTGCGCTTCCTTTCTTCACGTTGGTTCAAAGTTGCCGTCAGCCTCGGGCTTTTTACGTTCTTGTTTTATACGACTGATGTGCACGCGTTAAAGCAACAATTAGTCACAGCTCGACCCTTACCGCTGCTCTTCGCTTTCGTTGGTTACCTCATTAGTCAAGCACTCTACGCGTATAAGTGGAAAGTCCTGGCCCGGCCACTTGGCTTTGGGCAGCCCTGGCGGGCGTTCGTCACCTATTACTTTGTTGGCGGCTATTTCAATCTGTTTGCACCAAGCACCGTGGTTGGCGATCTTGGTAGAGGACTGTTGTTAGCTGCCAATGGCGGCAACACTGGACCGGCGTTGTACTCTGTTGCTGTGGATCGTCTCAGTGGGCTGGTGATGTTGGTATGGGTGGGCGCAACGGGTTTTCTATTATTTGGCCCAACGATTCTTCCAGTAACTCTCTGTTATGGAGTCGTAGCCGCGGCTATTGGTTCACTCTTGGCGTGGTGGCTATTGCCGTATGTGCTGCAGTTCTCGCTGTTCAATCGGCCATTGATCAGACGTATCGTTGACCAGCTCATTGCGCCATATCAACAGAATGCCAAGACGTTAGGATACGCCTGCATTCTTTCGTATCTCTTTCACTGGTTTCAACTCATTTTACAGGTTGTGCTTGCCTACGCGCTCAATCTGCAAGTGCCGCTGTGGTACCTGATGTTGTTTATTCCACTCGTGCATATTCTGAGCGCATTGCCGCTCAGCTTTGCGGGCTTAGGTGTACGCGAGGGTGGGTACGTAACGTTCCTTGCGCTTATCGGCGTTGGCAAGGATCAAGCATTGGCTTTTGGGTTGCTGTGGAGCGTGTTGGTGCTGGGCTGCGGGTTGGTTGGAGGACTGGTGTTGTTGTTCTCGTCAGAGGCGCGGGTGGTACTGACGAAGGAGGCCGAATAG
- a CDS encoding adenylosuccinate synthase codes for MSTVVVVGVQWGDEGKGKVVDLLAREADIIVRFQGGSNAGHTLVVGGKKTVVRLIPSGVLHSGKVCVIGNGVVVDPETLVEEIDTLQQQGCLMDPSLLKISETAHLIMPYHKAIDIARERLRGEGKIGTTGRGIGPTYEDKMARGGIRFVDLLDDDIFSEKLKRNLQEKNSYLSVILKDQTLEYQPIFDNYRRFRDRLAPHVTNTSLYLHNEIARGRKVLFEGAQGTMLDIDHGTYPYVTSSNTVAGAVCTGAGIAPQQIHGVIGISKAYTTRVGSGPFPTELFGPEGETIRRKGGEFGTVTGRPRRCGWFDAVVARTAARLNGVNSFALTKIDVLSGFSTLRVCTAYEYKGKRYEEVPASANVLEQLTPIYEELPGWSEQLTDIRSLDALPANTRRYVERIEQLVNVPVKMISVGAGREETILIRPTFF; via the coding sequence ATGAGTACCGTAGTCGTCGTTGGGGTTCAGTGGGGGGACGAAGGCAAAGGCAAGGTCGTCGACCTCTTAGCGCGGGAAGCCGACATCATCGTGCGCTTTCAGGGTGGGAGCAACGCTGGCCATACGCTGGTCGTTGGTGGCAAAAAAACCGTGGTGAGGCTGATTCCCTCTGGAGTACTACATAGCGGCAAGGTCTGCGTGATTGGCAACGGCGTCGTTGTCGATCCCGAGACATTAGTCGAAGAGATCGACACCTTACAACAACAAGGGTGTTTGATGGACCCCTCGTTGTTGAAGATCAGTGAGACAGCACACCTCATCATGCCGTATCACAAAGCGATCGATATTGCCCGCGAACGACTGCGCGGCGAAGGAAAGATCGGTACGACCGGACGTGGTATCGGTCCCACCTACGAAGACAAGATGGCGCGTGGTGGTATACGATTCGTCGATTTACTCGATGACGATATTTTCAGCGAGAAGCTGAAACGCAATCTGCAGGAGAAAAACTCTTACTTGAGCGTGATTCTCAAAGATCAAACGCTTGAGTATCAGCCCATCTTCGATAATTATCGACGTTTTCGTGATCGGCTTGCACCACATGTGACGAATACGTCGTTGTATCTACACAACGAAATTGCCCGGGGACGCAAAGTACTCTTTGAAGGTGCACAAGGGACCATGCTCGACATTGACCACGGCACCTATCCATATGTGACATCGTCCAATACCGTCGCTGGAGCAGTCTGCACGGGTGCAGGGATTGCTCCGCAGCAAATTCACGGTGTCATCGGGATTTCCAAAGCGTATACGACACGTGTGGGAAGTGGCCCATTTCCCACTGAGTTGTTTGGTCCAGAAGGCGAGACCATTCGTCGTAAGGGCGGCGAGTTTGGTACGGTCACGGGACGACCACGCCGCTGCGGATGGTTCGATGCTGTCGTCGCACGCACGGCAGCTCGCTTAAATGGAGTGAACAGTTTTGCACTCACCAAGATCGACGTACTGAGTGGTTTCTCCACGCTCCGTGTCTGCACGGCCTATGAGTATAAAGGGAAGCGGTATGAGGAAGTGCCAGCCAGCGCAAATGTTTTGGAACAATTGACGCCGATCTACGAAGAATTGCCAGGCTGGTCAGAGCAACTGACTGACATTCGCAGCCTCGACGCCCTCCCCGCCAACACGCGGCGTTACGTCGAACGTATCGAACAACTAGTGAATGTCCCAGTGAAAATGATCTCGGTCGGTGCCGGGCGTGAAGAAACGATTCTGATTAGGCCGACGTTTTTTTAA
- a CDS encoding phosphoglycerate dehydrogenase gives MSHKVLISDPLSEQGLERLRVYADLEIDLKPKLPVDELIRIIPNYHGLIIRSGTKVTQPVIAAATNLRVIGRAGIGVDNVDVDAATKQGIVVMNTPGGNNVTTAEHTISLMLALARNIPQANLSLRSGRWEREKFTGSEICNKVLGVVGLGNIGAIVADRALGLKMRVLAFDPFVSSETAAKLGVEIASLDEIYANADFITVHTPLTKETRGLIGKDAFAKMKKGVRIINCARGGIIDEVALVDAITSKKVAGAALDVFVDEPPPNDHPLLKLDQVVATPHLGAATDEAQINVAIAIADQVGNFLSNGVIQNAVNFPALTAKQLAIMQPYLTIGEKLGSFLAQIDPHVPQEVQIEYSGDIVEYDVAAATAAVLRGILSPVLESPVNYVNAPFIARERGVRVLESRSNRPSDFLNSVIVTLTTDAGTNTVEGAVFSNKAVRIVRLNAFHLEAVPEGYMLVLHNNDVPGVVGAMGTLLGRHNINIASLELGREKIGGKAIALIHVDGQVPVAVLTELQALEPIISAQQIRL, from the coding sequence ATGTCACACAAAGTGCTTATTTCTGATCCGCTTTCTGAACAAGGCCTGGAGCGGTTACGTGTCTATGCCGATCTTGAAATTGACCTCAAACCGAAGCTACCTGTCGATGAATTGATCCGTATTATCCCGAATTATCACGGGCTGATCATTCGTAGCGGCACGAAGGTGACCCAACCAGTGATCGCTGCAGCCACGAACCTGCGGGTTATTGGTCGTGCCGGCATCGGGGTCGATAATGTCGATGTTGACGCTGCAACCAAGCAAGGGATTGTAGTAATGAACACCCCTGGTGGGAATAACGTCACCACGGCGGAACATACGATCTCGTTGATGCTGGCATTAGCTCGCAACATCCCGCAGGCGAACCTCTCGCTCCGTTCAGGACGGTGGGAGCGGGAAAAATTCACCGGCAGCGAAATCTGCAACAAAGTGTTAGGTGTGGTCGGCCTTGGCAATATCGGCGCGATTGTCGCGGATCGTGCATTGGGTCTAAAAATGCGCGTTCTGGCGTTTGACCCATTCGTCTCTTCTGAAACCGCCGCCAAGCTAGGAGTGGAAATTGCGTCTTTAGACGAGATTTACGCCAACGCTGATTTCATCACCGTCCACACACCACTGACGAAAGAGACCCGTGGGCTGATTGGCAAAGATGCATTTGCCAAGATGAAGAAAGGCGTACGGATCATCAATTGTGCTCGTGGTGGCATCATTGATGAAGTCGCGCTGGTTGACGCAATCACGAGCAAGAAAGTAGCAGGCGCTGCCCTCGATGTCTTTGTTGATGAACCACCACCGAACGATCATCCACTGTTAAAGCTCGATCAAGTGGTAGCCACTCCTCACCTTGGTGCCGCGACTGACGAGGCGCAGATCAACGTCGCCATTGCTATTGCCGACCAAGTGGGGAATTTTCTCAGCAATGGCGTTATCCAGAATGCGGTCAATTTTCCTGCGCTGACCGCGAAACAACTAGCGATTATGCAGCCCTATCTCACCATCGGTGAAAAGCTCGGAAGTTTTCTTGCGCAGATCGATCCCCATGTGCCGCAAGAAGTACAGATTGAGTATAGCGGGGATATCGTTGAGTACGACGTTGCCGCGGCAACTGCAGCCGTACTGCGTGGCATTCTGAGTCCGGTGCTGGAATCGCCGGTGAACTATGTCAATGCGCCGTTCATCGCTCGCGAACGGGGTGTCCGGGTGCTGGAATCGCGCAGTAACCGCCCCAGCGATTTTCTCAACTCGGTCATCGTCACACTGACGACCGATGCAGGTACCAACACCGTTGAAGGTGCGGTGTTCAGCAACAAAGCTGTCCGCATCGTTCGTCTCAACGCCTTTCATCTGGAAGCAGTGCCAGAAGGGTACATGCTCGTCCTCCATAACAATGATGTTCCCGGTGTTGTTGGGGCTATGGGAACACTCCTGGGCCGACACAACATCAATATCGCTAGTCTGGAACTTGGACGAGAGAAAATTGGCGGCAAGGCAATTGCGTTAATCCATGTCGACGGTCAGGTGCCAGTAGCGGTTTTGACTGAGCTACAGGCACTTGAGCCAATCATTTCGGCCCAGCAAATTCGCCTATAA
- a CDS encoding alanine--glyoxylate aminotransferase family protein: MLKRYLLTPGPTAVPPEVLLRMSQPLIHHRTPEFETLFAQVQEKLQWLFQTKQNVLILAASGTGAMEAAVSNTCSPGDTVIVVNGGKFGERWLKISQAFGVKVVEIKVEWGQAVSVDAVAQALKANPDTRAVLVQASETSTTVLHPVEQIAALTRNTNTLLIVDGITAVGAADTPMDRWGIDILVTGSQKALMLPPGLAFLALSDKAWKQVEATKQPRYYFDLRRENKEQLKHTTAYTPAISLINGLHEVLRMMQEEGLEHIFARHTLLASASREAAKAMGLTLLAPSAPSPAATGVWLPDGVDGKRLLQYMRDRMGVDIAGGQDHLAGKIVRISHIGYAGPFDVVTAISTLEMALRRFGQNIELGSGVRRAEEVLSEGWPPVG, translated from the coding sequence ATGCTGAAACGTTACCTACTGACCCCTGGTCCAACGGCTGTCCCGCCGGAGGTCCTCCTCCGTATGTCTCAACCACTGATCCATCACCGCACCCCTGAGTTCGAAACGCTGTTTGCGCAGGTGCAAGAAAAGTTACAGTGGCTGTTCCAAACCAAACAAAATGTCCTCATCCTGGCAGCCTCGGGTACCGGTGCAATGGAAGCCGCGGTTTCTAATACATGCTCACCAGGAGATACAGTCATTGTTGTAAATGGCGGAAAATTTGGCGAACGATGGCTAAAAATTAGCCAAGCATTTGGCGTCAAAGTCGTCGAAATCAAAGTTGAATGGGGACAAGCAGTGAGCGTCGATGCAGTTGCGCAGGCACTGAAAGCAAACCCCGATACGCGCGCTGTCCTCGTACAAGCCAGCGAAACGTCCACCACTGTCCTACATCCAGTCGAGCAAATCGCGGCACTGACGCGCAATACTAACACGTTGTTAATCGTCGATGGCATCACCGCAGTGGGGGCGGCGGATACCCCGATGGACCGCTGGGGTATCGATATACTGGTCACTGGTTCACAAAAAGCGCTGATGCTCCCTCCCGGACTCGCGTTCCTCGCACTGAGTGACAAAGCCTGGAAACAGGTCGAGGCGACGAAACAGCCACGGTATTACTTCGATTTGCGCCGAGAGAACAAAGAACAACTGAAGCACACCACCGCCTACACGCCTGCGATTTCTTTAATCAACGGATTGCACGAAGTGTTACGGATGATGCAAGAAGAAGGCTTAGAGCACATCTTTGCTCGCCATACCCTGCTCGCATCAGCCAGTCGCGAAGCGGCAAAGGCCATGGGCTTGACGCTCCTGGCACCGAGCGCGCCAAGTCCAGCAGCCACCGGCGTGTGGTTACCGGACGGTGTCGATGGCAAACGCTTGCTGCAATACATGCGCGACCGCATGGGTGTGGATATCGCTGGTGGCCAAGACCATCTGGCCGGAAAGATCGTGCGCATCTCACACATCGGGTATGCTGGTCCCTTTGATGTCGTCACCGCAATCAGCACGTTAGAGATGGCATTGCGTCGCTTTGGGCAGAATATCGAACTCGGCAGTGGCGTGCGCCGTGCTGAGGAAGTGTTGTCAGAAGGGTGGCCACCGGTAGGGTAA
- the mraZ gene encoding division/cell wall cluster transcriptional repressor MraZ, which translates to MFRGCFEHTIDDKGRVSIPSSFRKALFGLQDDRLIVTKFILNSFRCLDVYPYVEWEKLEQELLNKPRFDETFVKIESFYLANAHECQVDKQGRILLPPLLREYAEIDKEVMFAAALKKFRIWNKATWVRFDADSEQQFSQNPNMFNGLNA; encoded by the coding sequence GTGTTTCGCGGTTGCTTTGAACATACCATAGACGACAAGGGAAGAGTGAGTATTCCTTCGTCCTTCCGTAAAGCGTTGTTTGGTTTACAAGACGACCGCCTGATTGTCACAAAGTTTATCCTCAATTCCTTTCGCTGTCTTGATGTGTACCCTTATGTGGAATGGGAAAAGTTAGAGCAGGAGCTACTAAATAAACCTCGTTTTGACGAGACCTTTGTGAAGATCGAGTCATTTTATTTGGCGAATGCACATGAGTGCCAAGTAGACAAACAAGGGCGAATTTTGTTGCCACCGCTGCTGCGTGAATATGCCGAGATTGATAAGGAAGTCATGTTTGCCGCTGCTCTGAAGAAATTTCGTATTTGGAATAAAGCGACATGGGTACGGTTCGACGCAGATTCGGAACAACAATTTTCCC